TTTTGGGGGCCACTTTCGGCTCACCGTTTACTGTGATATTCATAATTGTTTATACGGATCTGTAGTTATCCTAAGCCTAAAAGAATGCGAAGGAGTTGGTTTGCTTGGTGATGGGCGGCGATGCCAACCCGAGGCGCCATTAATCCTTGGCCTGGTCTGGCCGCTGATAAATCGTCGCCAATAATGTATACGTTGTCATGTAATCGT
This DNA window, taken from Desulfobulbaceae bacterium, encodes the following:
- a CDS encoding sulfur carrier protein ThiS adenylyltransferase ThiF (catalyzes the adenylation of ThiS which is involved in the formation of 5-methyl-4-(beta-hydroxyethyl)thiazole phosphate), with amino-acid sequence ACALRAALSNLQDVGYVGASGLAGFEDNNTITTKRLHDNVYIIGDDLSAARPGQGLMAPRVGIAAHHQANQLLRILLGLG